The proteins below come from a single Chryseobacterium capnotolerans genomic window:
- a CDS encoding type IV secretory system conjugative DNA transfer family protein — protein sequence MCGLFIFERFKEKIPGINSANQKRTVQIPNPFRGILVIGGPGAGKSESFAVPFIRELAQKQFAGICYDFKYPALANDIELFYSDSGIKHYVLNFNDSLKSHRCNPLNPKYLPHSAYAREYASAITKNLMKESIKKEDFWSRSATDLLTACIWFLKKEYPEYCDLPHTLALIATNHNDLIALLSSNSETKAMILSLATALESEANSQLAGVVGSLQGAVAQINTPEFMYIFGGEDFDLNINNPENPIVLTVGNNPSIATTLAPLCSLVISVAAKQLNQPRKHNSFVLLDEFPTVFINDIQTLPNTGRSNKIASMFFCQDLSQLTDGYTKEKADVLFASCLNHFYGQVSSSHTADVLSKQFGKKDQYFESNNTSRHFLNPFKRNVGQSRSVQERDVFRNSVFMELPVGEFIGRVAESSEAYIHEKFLPVKRKRLAYQIDSQFKNQPDFVITDYYEKVRDEVNEIISLFKGEINKNESKQDRSRQMNPAPDNSSEEFSGINIIEAEETNSSAELEENERNFKFSSRSL from the coding sequence ATTTGTGGGCTTTTCATTTTTGAAAGATTCAAAGAAAAAATTCCAGGGATTAACTCTGCAAACCAAAAAAGAACCGTTCAAATTCCTAATCCTTTTCGTGGAATTTTAGTAATAGGAGGTCCCGGAGCAGGAAAATCTGAAAGTTTTGCAGTTCCTTTCATACGAGAGTTAGCACAAAAACAGTTTGCAGGTATCTGCTATGATTTTAAATATCCGGCACTGGCAAATGATATAGAGCTTTTTTATTCAGATTCGGGTATTAAGCATTATGTCTTGAATTTTAATGATTCACTTAAAAGTCATAGATGTAATCCTCTAAATCCAAAATATTTACCTCATTCAGCGTATGCAAGGGAATATGCTTCTGCCATCACCAAAAATTTGATGAAAGAATCTATTAAGAAAGAGGATTTTTGGTCACGTTCTGCAACAGACCTTCTGACAGCCTGTATTTGGTTTCTGAAGAAAGAATATCCCGAATATTGTGATCTTCCACATACTCTAGCATTGATTGCGACAAATCACAATGATTTAATTGCTTTACTGTCTTCAAATTCCGAAACTAAGGCAATGATATTGTCACTTGCTACAGCTTTAGAGAGCGAAGCAAATTCACAATTGGCGGGAGTAGTTGGATCATTACAGGGCGCAGTAGCACAAATTAATACTCCGGAGTTCATGTATATTTTCGGAGGAGAGGATTTTGACTTAAATATTAATAATCCGGAAAATCCAATTGTTTTGACGGTAGGGAATAATCCTTCCATTGCGACTACATTAGCTCCCTTGTGTAGTTTGGTTATCTCAGTTGCTGCAAAACAATTGAATCAACCTCGTAAACACAATTCTTTTGTATTACTGGATGAATTTCCAACGGTATTTATTAACGATATTCAAACTCTTCCAAATACTGGAAGAAGTAATAAAATAGCAAGTATGTTTTTCTGTCAGGATCTTTCACAGCTTACGGATGGTTATACGAAAGAAAAAGCAGATGTATTATTTGCGAGTTGCCTAAATCATTTTTATGGTCAGGTTTCCAGCAGTCATACTGCAGATGTTCTCAGTAAACAGTTTGGGAAGAAAGATCAGTATTTTGAAAGTAACAATACTTCACGTCATTTTCTAAATCCATTTAAGAGAAACGTTGGTCAAAGCCGATCTGTACAAGAAAGAGACGTTTTCAGAAATTCAGTTTTTATGGAGCTGCCGGTTGGTGAATTCATCGGAAGAGTTGCCGAAAGTTCTGAAGCTTATATTCATGAGAAATTTTTACCTGTTAAAAGAAAACGATTAGCGTATCAGATAGACAGTCAGTTTAAAAATCAGCCTGATTTCGTCATTACTGATTATTATGAAAAAGTCCGGGATGAAGTCAATGAAATTATTTCTCTTTTCAAGGGCGAAATTAATAAAAATGAAAGTAAGCAAGACCGATCTAGGCAAATGAATCCGGCTCCCGATAATAGTTCTGAAGAGTTTAGCGGAATCAATATAATTGAAGCTGAAGAAACTAATTCATCCGCTGAGCTTGAAGAGAATGAAAGAAACTTTAAGTTTTCAAGCAGGAGTTTATAA
- a CDS encoding DUF4062 domain-containing protein, protein MKPTFFISSTIYDFRDLRSCIKWWLEEFGYKVNASEYNDFDKPLDENSYESCLRAIDKSDYFILLLGERFGGIYDKDISITQMEYRYAYQRMLEGKIKLINFVRQDTLTKMDVYKESIKDQTIDLTKFDKASKEKHRIHLFIQDVRRVNDMKDGGTPKNNWLHQFNGFPEIQDVIKAELDDRIGLSYKTKRFIITEELISNLKTYLQRDAKFGLVPRGFISEELFSGFKLDLDTPTIELTRMQQTNLGVFYITFWQSRKMQTSRIENIYNEGFFLEYDNETNDYVSQDFNRLASSVLNYYTLINNLHNKLYENYAEVIVQLQSNSQRKARVSASLIVNSIRFCESLVNCMKFSRNLYRKLYHMDYEIPKHQQNLKIYPEESLADPSEFANHESILEYFKI, encoded by the coding sequence ATGAAACCTACATTTTTTATTTCATCTACAATCTACGACTTTAGAGACTTACGATCTTGTATAAAATGGTGGTTAGAAGAGTTCGGCTATAAGGTCAACGCTTCCGAATATAATGATTTTGATAAGCCGTTAGATGAGAACTCTTATGAATCTTGTTTAAGGGCAATTGACAAATCTGACTATTTTATTTTGTTATTAGGAGAACGGTTTGGCGGAATTTATGATAAGGACATTTCAATAACACAAATGGAATACAGATATGCCTATCAAAGAATGTTAGAAGGTAAAATAAAACTCATAAACTTTGTAAGGCAAGATACTCTTACAAAAATGGATGTCTACAAAGAAAGCATAAAAGACCAAACTATAGATTTAACAAAATTCGACAAAGCGAGTAAGGAAAAACATAGAATTCATTTATTCATACAGGATGTACGAAGGGTTAACGATATGAAAGATGGAGGGACCCCTAAGAATAATTGGCTTCACCAATTTAATGGATTCCCTGAAATACAAGATGTAATAAAGGCGGAACTTGATGACAGAATTGGGTTAAGTTATAAAACAAAAAGATTTATAATTACTGAGGAACTAATCTCCAATTTAAAAACATATTTACAGAGGGATGCTAAATTCGGTCTAGTACCAAGAGGATTTATTAGTGAAGAATTGTTTTCTGGATTTAAATTGGACCTAGATACTCCGACTATCGAACTTACACGAATGCAACAAACAAATTTAGGAGTTTTCTATATTACCTTTTGGCAATCTAGAAAAATGCAGACTTCGAGAATAGAGAATATATATAATGAGGGTTTTTTTCTAGAATACGACAATGAAACGAATGATTATGTTTCGCAAGATTTTAATCGCCTTGCATCTTCAGTATTGAATTATTATACGTTAATAAATAATTTACACAATAAATTATACGAAAATTATGCTGAAGTTATTGTTCAACTACAAAGCAATTCACAACGGAAAGCACGTGTTAGTGCAAGTTTAATTGTAAATTCTATCCGGTTCTGTGAAAGTTTAGTTAATTGTATGAAGTTTTCAAGAAATCTTTATAGAAAGCTCTATCATATGGACTACGAAATTCCAAAACATCAACAAAATTTGAAAATATATCCAGAAGAAAGTTTGGCTGACCCTTCTGAATTTGCAAATCACGAATCTATTTTAGAATATTTTAAAATATAA
- a CDS encoding DUF5677 domain-containing protein: MTDKDKIETLFEIASTDLPIIKNHLDVIVKTLADLIQLYKNEINPDLDFGEAYIETLNIKILLATNTALQLANGQNLKVLDKEIQVIDISSLYVVARTIIECFLTIEYLFINDILQAERDFRFKLWKIAGYMMRQQAINDSNKIHSAKIESEKEEIDKLKKDVKESEFYSQLSKQEIWKLDAFGIPRTLSWSKLLNKSSINNNLLDGYYKLYSNYAHSEFVSIMQLKQMNLNTTSPVAIDNLTYTLNNIRIINCVVINLFLQKFDQSKEIYERFDAKTKYIIDFWNSFATK; encoded by the coding sequence ATGACAGACAAAGATAAAATTGAAACACTTTTTGAAATTGCTTCAACTGATTTGCCCATTATTAAAAATCATTTAGATGTTATTGTAAAAACTTTAGCTGATTTAATCCAATTATATAAAAATGAAATAAATCCTGACCTTGATTTTGGTGAAGCTTATATTGAAACTTTAAATATCAAAATTTTATTAGCAACAAATACCGCATTACAATTGGCAAATGGTCAAAATCTAAAAGTGCTAGACAAAGAAATTCAAGTTATAGATATTTCATCATTATACGTTGTTGCGAGAACTATTATTGAATGTTTTCTTACAATTGAATATCTGTTTATAAATGATATTTTGCAAGCTGAAAGAGATTTTCGATTTAAGTTATGGAAAATAGCGGGTTATATGATGAGACAACAGGCTATAAACGATTCAAATAAAATTCATTCTGCAAAGATAGAATCAGAAAAAGAAGAAATTGATAAACTAAAAAAAGATGTAAAAGAGTCAGAATTTTACTCCCAATTATCAAAACAAGAAATTTGGAAATTGGATGCTTTTGGAATTCCGAGAACATTAAGTTGGTCAAAATTACTTAATAAAAGTAGTATTAATAATAATTTACTCGATGGCTATTACAAACTATATTCAAACTACGCTCATTCTGAATTCGTTTCCATAATGCAGTTAAAACAAATGAACCTAAATACAACAAGTCCAGTAGCAATAGATAATCTAACTTATACTTTAAATAATATTAGAATTATTAATTGCGTTGTAATAAACTTGTTTTTACAAAAGTTTGACCAATCTAAAGAAATCTATGAGAGGTTTGATGCTAAAACAAAATATATCATTGACTTCTGGAATTCTTTCGCAACAAAGTAA
- a CDS encoding T9SS type A sorting domain-containing protein, which translates to MKNKINLLITSALMLFSNVLYCNSINQEITDQNFRMFFSCGTENFENIPTSSSSFETNSWVNNNITWTASDSRTDQTINSKAIVIRNGSLASSITTGGIKSLTVTTQLKFAGNPGNLILEINDIQVGTIPFNSGIVTTTIDNINIAGNIIIKLVNPNTGQRVAIDDLSWSCYSNLGISEIDKVAQLSIYPNPIKNGEYLYLNKKVNEVLIYNSEGKLIKKSNLRSNSILIDNLLKGMYFLKEENTTHKFIVN; encoded by the coding sequence ATGAAAAACAAAATCAATTTACTTATTACCAGTGCATTAATGCTTTTTTCTAATGTGCTTTACTGCAATTCAATCAATCAGGAAATTACTGATCAGAATTTTAGAATGTTCTTTTCTTGCGGAACAGAAAATTTTGAAAATATTCCTACAAGTTCTAGTTCTTTTGAAACAAACAGCTGGGTAAATAATAATATTACGTGGACGGCTTCGGATTCCAGAACCGATCAGACAATTAATAGCAAAGCTATTGTTATCAGAAATGGTAGTCTTGCGAGTTCTATTACTACAGGAGGAATTAAAAGTCTTACTGTTACAACACAATTAAAATTTGCAGGAAATCCGGGAAATCTAATTCTGGAAATTAATGATATCCAGGTTGGAACAATACCTTTTAATTCTGGAATTGTGACAACAACAATTGATAATATAAATATCGCAGGAAATATCATTATTAAGCTCGTAAATCCTAATACGGGGCAAAGAGTTGCTATTGATGATCTTTCCTGGTCATGCTATTCAAATTTGGGAATTAGTGAAATTGATAAGGTGGCTCAACTTTCAATTTATCCTAATCCAATTAAAAATGGTGAATATCTGTATCTTAATAAAAAAGTAAATGAAGTTCTTATTTATAATAGCGAAGGGAAACTGATTAAAAAATCAAACTTAAGAAGCAATTCAATATTAATAGATAATCTACTGAAGGGTATGTATTTTCTTAAAGAAGAAAATACGACACATAAATTTATAGTTAATTAA
- a CDS encoding DUF5712 family protein — translation MNIKIQGGESGKYSNSGSSSNLIDYLEHEDLERMKEGKQVEHFFSHDQDRIPSAEVIESLDNNKQKLTKADAKFFVITVSPSEKELQQIGKTSQERSNALKDYVRNEVMQKYAENFGKGLQTKDIMYYAKIHHERNMKNNIDMHVHVVVSRKSLDKRMKLSPMTNHKNTTKGQVKGGFDRKNFIQKSEEAFDKKFAFQRNYKQSFEYCNAIKNGTIEERKK, via the coding sequence ATGAACATTAAAATTCAGGGTGGCGAAAGTGGTAAATATTCAAATTCCGGAAGTTCATCAAACCTGATTGATTATTTAGAACATGAAGACCTGGAAAGAATGAAGGAGGGGAAACAGGTTGAACATTTTTTTTCTCATGACCAGGATAGAATTCCTTCAGCTGAAGTTATTGAATCCCTGGACAACAATAAACAAAAGCTGACAAAAGCTGATGCAAAATTCTTTGTCATTACCGTAAGTCCTTCGGAAAAAGAATTACAGCAAATTGGCAAAACCTCCCAGGAAAGAAGCAACGCTCTGAAAGATTATGTAAGAAACGAAGTAATGCAGAAGTATGCTGAAAATTTTGGAAAAGGATTACAGACAAAAGATATCATGTATTATGCTAAGATTCATCATGAAAGAAACATGAAAAATAATATTGATATGCATGTTCATGTAGTTGTTAGCAGAAAATCTTTAGATAAAAGAATGAAGCTTTCTCCAATGACGAACCATAAAAACACAACAAAAGGACAGGTTAAAGGAGGTTTTGATCGTAAAAATTTCATTCAAAAATCCGAAGAAGCTTTTGATAAGAAATTTGCCTTTCAAAGAAACTATAAACAATCTTTTGAATATTGTAATGCGATTAAAAACGGTACAATCGAGGAAAGAAAAAAGTAA
- a CDS encoding DUF4365 domain-containing protein: MKRPTQHVTETISHRIFEDLIPVEWVIREIKPDYGIDYLIEVFKSGQSTGITFFVQLKGSEQKIVNDTFEKQFDIDNLNYYASLALPVLIVCVSTTTKQTWGIWANKLIKSLNLRPEQETVKLKFDSENLIKGEYFNQIEGELKIISQYGLTITSNSDLGNILGANIGKFINHFYPKTFALNNSFLPKHYSLQFLTRGGNHFLLLDGPFFNKEIEIESFDIENPLLHRPLFNADDINITNAKILKLLVVAFARENLNGSLKLLRKLIEKDYFSIEEDAMLFDPLGTLQSSINQDLLLQYNEITKLIIRKKLFETFLFIDVAYFVHSKNYNELFYLRTENLKLAIQYSEYSPIIGNCYYNLGNIERGLYNTDEAIKCYFKARKYLPDYERRKHWWRELAGLLFIKGHYKLAELFYTKSIELVEEDIQYRYFRLEQILPNQEAIVFALIGDCLLLQGKFSKANEWFDKFFEQHNSYSYEWYLKRAITDRCIKLGLDGKKIESEKSIELYEKALELNDFKLQIIEFTKAVELNPTNDLAWFNLGVAKDKEQQFEDAFYCFLTAGLLRDGDKEAQFNALLIAFTQQQHELCSLVLHFIVEKHGEFVNNDLSDYFMGKPIPFNVKRLITEGIVKLTEEIKKVAVKK, from the coding sequence ATGAAGCGACCAACTCAACATGTAACCGAGACAATTTCACACCGAATTTTTGAAGACTTAATTCCAGTGGAATGGGTTATTCGAGAGATTAAACCCGATTATGGTATTGACTATTTAATTGAAGTTTTTAAATCTGGTCAATCGACAGGAATTACTTTTTTCGTACAACTGAAAGGAAGCGAACAAAAAATTGTGAATGACACGTTTGAAAAGCAGTTTGATATTGATAATTTGAATTATTATGCATCCCTGGCACTACCGGTATTAATAGTATGTGTTTCAACGACAACAAAACAAACTTGGGGGATTTGGGCAAACAAATTAATTAAATCTCTAAACCTTAGACCCGAGCAAGAAACTGTAAAATTGAAGTTCGATTCTGAAAATTTAATTAAAGGTGAGTACTTTAATCAAATTGAAGGTGAGTTAAAAATAATTTCTCAGTATGGTCTTACAATAACATCAAACTCTGATTTAGGTAATATTCTTGGAGCCAACATCGGAAAATTTATTAATCATTTCTACCCAAAAACATTTGCACTTAATAATTCATTTTTACCTAAACATTATAGCTTACAATTTTTGACACGTGGGGGAAATCATTTTCTTTTGTTGGATGGTCCGTTCTTCAACAAAGAAATTGAAATCGAAAGTTTTGACATCGAGAATCCATTACTTCACAGACCACTTTTTAATGCAGATGATATAAATATTACAAATGCTAAAATTCTTAAATTACTGGTAGTTGCGTTCGCAAGAGAAAATTTAAATGGTTCCTTGAAACTTTTAAGAAAACTCATAGAAAAAGATTATTTTAGTATAGAAGAGGACGCAATGCTTTTTGACCCTTTAGGGACTTTACAATCATCTATTAATCAGGATTTACTTCTTCAGTATAACGAAATCACAAAACTAATAATAAGAAAAAAACTCTTTGAAACTTTTCTTTTTATTGATGTAGCATACTTTGTCCATAGCAAAAATTATAACGAACTCTTTTATCTAAGAACTGAAAATTTAAAATTAGCAATTCAATACTCTGAATATTCCCCAATAATAGGAAATTGTTATTATAACCTCGGAAATATTGAGAGAGGCTTATATAACACTGATGAAGCAATCAAGTGTTATTTCAAAGCAAGAAAGTATCTACCAGACTACGAAAGAAGAAAACATTGGTGGAGAGAACTGGCAGGGCTTTTATTTATTAAAGGTCATTATAAGCTAGCCGAATTGTTTTATACAAAATCAATTGAATTAGTTGAAGAAGATATTCAATACAGGTATTTTAGATTGGAACAGATTCTACCAAATCAAGAAGCAATTGTCTTTGCCCTGATTGGTGATTGTTTGCTTCTCCAAGGTAAATTTTCAAAAGCAAACGAATGGTTTGACAAATTTTTTGAACAACATAACAGCTATAGCTATGAGTGGTATTTAAAAAGAGCCATTACGGACCGATGTATAAAATTAGGACTTGATGGCAAAAAAATAGAAAGTGAAAAATCGATAGAACTTTATGAAAAGGCTTTGGAATTGAATGACTTCAAACTTCAAATTATAGAATTTACTAAGGCTGTAGAACTTAACCCAACAAATGATCTTGCCTGGTTTAATCTTGGTGTTGCAAAAGACAAAGAACAGCAATTTGAAGATGCATTTTACTGTTTCTTAACCGCAGGACTTCTCCGGGACGGAGACAAAGAGGCTCAATTCAACGCTTTGTTAATTGCATTTACACAGCAACAACATGAATTATGTTCTCTTGTTCTACATTTTATAGTTGAAAAGCATGGTGAATTTGTAAACAACGATTTATCTGACTATTTTATGGGTAAACCAATTCCATTCAATGTAAAACGGTTAATAACTGAGGGCATTGTGAAGCTGACAGAAGAAATAAAGAAAGTAGCAGTTAAAAAATAA